TCTCTCGTAGATACATATCTTAGCTTATGttacagggttttttttgtatAATTAACTTGTTGCCTGAGCAACAGTGAATTGTGAGTGCAAAAAGTTAACAAAGCAATAAGTGTTTGGGTATTTGTCTCTTATTCTCTCCTTTGAAGCTATTGGGAATTGGAGCACATTACTATATGCTGGCCTTGTCCACTAAAATGCTGAGTGTTGGCTTAATAATGACACAGGACTTAACAGCTAACATTCGTGTGTACTCTCTAAAACAACCCTAGGTCTTGAGGCTTTTGTCAATAAGATTGCATTGCCAttaattaaatgtaacaaaGAATTTATCACCTTTGTCATTGTACTGTGCTGTAGAAACTGTAGTCGATTGTTTGTAAGTATAGAAACTGTTTGTGAAAccatgaatattaaaaaaaaaggtataaaaaaagaagtgtaAATGAACAATGATGTATGTTGTCTTtgattttgtgcattttgtaaatgagaatgaaataagtaaatacatcaATGTTAAATACCAGTTATGAATCATAGTTAGCCTAAATGTGACAACATCAGTTCTGTTTAAAGGTGTGTGAGattttttcttatattttctcATTGTTGATTTTTGATTGGGTTTGCACTTTGTTGTGCAACTGACCCTTTGGAATCACAATGGATAACAAAGAACCATGAAGAATAAACAAgtggaaaaaatataaaaagtcaaTCTTTGTCATTTCTTTATGTCTATTAATATTGGTTGTATATAGgttgtatatatatgtatatttatgtctAAACTGAGCAATTCATTTCAACTTCTTAATTTGCACTATAAGTGTAATACattaagtatttttatattttatatggaAACCACCGAAacttacatttttcatttgacaaCGCTTATGTCTTCCTAAAGAAATGATTAATTTCCTCTATAGTAAAGtgtaacagacagagaaaatgaaggctTTTATGTCCAAATTCTATCAAGAAGCCAAGTCATCCTGACTTTAATTTTGAATTTTTCTCGGAACAATTTTAAAAGactttatttgaaaatgtcttaGATTAAAAAGTGTAAAGCTGAggcaataaacaaataaataaataataaataatatacatGAATATTACATATGTTATGTTATaacctatgacattttttgggtCCTTTTTGGGATCAAATGTGATTTGAAATTACAGTTGTagttcatattttttcatattttttttttcatattttgccTACAGGAAATGgcaaaaatataacattatagGCCTGTTGATTAGACTGGACAAATTGTTACGGTCTAAAGAGACATTTCCGGAAAAAAGATCCCCACATTACCTGAAATCACCCTTGTAAAATTGCTTAAAAGGCTACAGTTTACAAAAATGCTACTGGAAAACTACAAAGTGCTTAAAACTACAAGACCCAGCGTTTGTGCTGGCACTTCCGGTGAGCTTTGCGTAACGGTCCCAGAGTCTCAACTGACTTTTCCGGCAAGGTGAGCAACTGAAATCAGTTTAGACTCTAgcaaatgttttcttcttcagttaTTGTTTAACTGTGTCATTAAAGCACGGACGGGTatgttatattttgttgatCTGTTCAGTGTCAAGACTCGCTTACGTTGTCTCAGTTTTCTGCCATATTGGGTGATGTTTGTAAAGAAAGCTAACCGCTAATGCTAGCAAAGAAGCACTGAATTTCATTGAACGTAGTAATAGCTTGAGTGTTTACATAATTGTCAGCAAACCGACACAGACATTTCCGTAATTAAAAGTCACGTCACCAACTTATATGCGACTGTGATAGTGGGTTTTCCAGTTATTATTCGTTTGAACGTGTGATGATCGTTGATATCTGCTTTAACTTAAGAGCTAACCCTGTGCTAATTTGCAGGGTTAGTTAGTTTCTGCATGGCAGGGCACACTTTCTATGAGTTTGATTGGGGTGGCATCACAATCCACTTGTAGACACAGTAACAACCATGCCAGATTGGGGGCTACTCGCATTAATGATGACTAGTTACAATTGGCTAGGCTAACACGTTAGCTAAGTTTAGTTCTGGTATAGTTACCTCGCCCAAGAGATGTGCAGTtatttcaattcagtttcacAGAGGCATGGCACATAATCTAACAAGTgatcaaatattcatttattttatggcACATTTGCTGACATGTTACATCAGATATTTACAGCAGGGATAATCGTAGAATCTGATTTTTCTCAACCAAAGTTCAACATTCATCAGGGAGCTCTACATTGCTACTCTTGCTTAAGAACAGAGTACCTCCAGTATGGTCTTGGAGGTGTGTTTATTTGATACACCTTAAAGCCTGTTATTGACTTCAGATACCTGTGTTTATACTCATCTTCCTGTCTTAGGTGGTCTCCAGCCACAACCTCTCGATGCTGCCTAGTGTCTTCCGCTGTGTTCGGCCTGTCTCCACCACTCTTGCCTTAAACCGGCCTCTGGCCCACTTCAGACCACACATGGACCCAGACCCAAGCCGGCCTGTTGAGAGGGCTATCAGAACCAAACTAACCAACTCACTCCTGCCAGACCACTTAGAGGTCCACAATGAAAGCCACATGCATGCTGTGCCCCCCGGTTCTGAGTCCCATTTCCGTGTCCTAGTCGTTAGCTCCAAATTTGAGGGTCTGCCACTGATACAGCGTCACCGCCTGGTTAATGAGGCTTTGAAGGAGGAATTGAGTAGCTGTGTTCATGCGCTGGCAATACAGGCAAAGACTCCTGAGCAGTGGGGGAGTAACCCCACCCTGGCTAAGAGTCCACCCTGCATGGGAGGATCGAGGGGAGACCATACAgtggaggagaaactgaaggCTGGACGAGAATGAGGAGCTGGACTGTGAAGCAGTGCTGGATTGAAATGTGAAGAATGCAGGTGAATGAGGTGAAAGAGAGGTATAACGATTTgtatttctccctcttcctcttcctcctcttcaatTTTACATAGAAGTGAGATTTGGGGGTGATTTTGGTTTTATTCACACATTCTGGGTTTAATGGTAGTTAGGATTCTGTCACAGAtttcaagacaaaaatacatatCTGTCAATTATAATAAAACACTCActgtaaacattcagtttgcAGATGTATTCAGGACATAAAGTTTACCATAACAACTAGTGTTGAACAAATACAGTACAAATGACAACAAGCACTTGCATTCTAGGGGACAATATGACAATTTTACTTTACAGTGCTCTTGCTCATAGTCTCAGTTATATCAGATTTATGGAGCATGGTGTGTTGGCATGTGTATTGGTAAACACCTCTTTGTCTATGTAGTGGTATCACAGGTCAAAAATTAATGGTGGGAGTTCATGTTTCCTCATTTCTGCAagtgaatgaaaataaacatacatataATTCTTAGAaaattgtaaatacatttctgCAATTCATGAttgaaagtttattttatttaacctGCATCTGACAACTGTATTTGACTGAAACAATGAGACACTGTCATTATATTCAAGCTCATGCCCTAGAAATAAGGTCCCCCTGCCTTTATTTAAGGgatacttgacattttttcaagtctgtatCTTAAGTACTAAACTCATGTCCTGAATGTACATTGAGATAGTAATTGATCACTGAAATCATTCCTTTAACACCTTCTACAAGATTCAGTATTACAGGTATTCTtgagatatacagtatgtgtgtatgtatagaGACATTTTGTGTATATATAACAGTGAGGGGTATATATGAATACATAAAAGGACActcacatatatacaatgtGAGTGGGTGAAATGAATACGCTATATAAAAAGCATGTGCATCAGTTATTTATATGCAGACGTGTACAGTAATGACAGCAGTATAAATCTAAATACATTCTATTTTAGTGCTGTTGGACAGCCAATAATACCCAATGTAATTATGGCATGAGATCCCAATGCCTGTAGAGATCATGTCAGTACCACTAAGTCAACACATGAGGGCAGTATGTGTACAGATTATATGACAAATTGAACCGTGTGACTGGGCTGATGAATACAAGATGTCTTCATTATTCCCCTTAAAGCTGAACATCAATTACCCagacactttttattttctccctgGGGTTATACATGTAGTCATACTTAAACATAAACTACAGTTAAAATAACTTGAGTAGGGAGTAATTTGTTTGAAACCAAAGCACCCAATATATAACTTTAAAACGTAACTATTTAATCTAACTCTTGCTGtaggaagcaaaaaaaaaaaaaaaaagaaagaaaattaagcAGAGGTAACAAGTAGTTGTTCTATATAACCAATGACTTAGTAAATTATTGCTCAATCATATTTTTCTATGCTTCTTATCTCAATgctgcaatgattagttgaGAAAACTAGAGGACAAAAGTACAAAATGTTCGGTAGTTTGTGCTTGTTCTCAGAATGACGCACTCtttaccgtgtgtgtgtgtgtgggtgggtgggtggatggatggcCATCTATTTTTGTCTCGGGGTTGTATGTGTCACTGTGAAGGTCTTCTTGTCCTTCCCTCAACCCCAATGACGCCCAAAAATCACTCCTCAAGCCTGTGAGAATGAtaagacaacaaaaatattGCATGTTAAAAAAATCGTTGGTGGGAGTCTTAACCAGCAATAGCCCTTTACCCCAATTATCATTCATCTGAGAGATTAATTTGCtccagatatttttttaaagatatttgtTTAGATTTGATGCAACACAAGAATGAGACAGCACCAAACATACTCCACTGAGCCAAAGCAAACTTTTAATGCTTTGCTGCAAAGCTATTCAAAGTTATTGTTAGCTCATAAAGACAGACCTTCAGTGGAATGTGGTGTCACCTCAAGGTAATGCATGTCGTCTTCTACAATTATCCTCCGCCTGGAATTGACAGCCTGTCAGGCCTCACAAAAGGCTCTGGTGAGGAGGGTGAACAACTGGTGTCACTGGTttggaaaaaggaaaacagtaaCACAACCACTTTATGACCCCTGCTCGCCCATTAGAGCCAGGCCTAAGGGGGCACGAAGCAAGGCCACGGCTGTGGGAGAAAGCAATAAGCTGGGCCTGCAACGCCCGGGGACCCGCAGACTGTCTCTACCGATAAGATTTACGTGTCACAATTCCAGGTGCCGTTATGATGGAGGGGGGAAAAGACGTCAAGTCGTCAAGGGTGATGAGGTGGAGTGCAGAGACTTGTCTTGCACTTAAAAGGTTGGACTGTTTTACATGTGTGAGTAGTTCATCACCTATTTAGTCTGTGGCAGTTATACAGCAAAATGACAGGGTCGGTCAAGTCACCATAATAGATTGTGACTTGCTCTTACTGAGttgcttttttgtattttcacattCTAGGAACAGTATTTTTGCTTTCTCCTAAATAGATGGTACCTTTTGCAAAGCAGCTTACTCAGCTTCTTTTAAGCAAGAGCAGCAGGAATTTGAGAGTAGCCTACAGCTGTGCAATTAAGGCCTAATCAGAAGACGACTCCACTTGAGTTTCTTTAAAACCTCACAGAGCAGTCTCGAGAAAACTCTCTTAAAAACAAAGGATGGTCACCAGTTTGTTTGGTTGAAATGATTACAGTCAGGATCCCACTCTGGCCCTTTCACAATGACTTTGTGTTACTGCTTTTCTACTAGTACTTGAGTAGTTTTTTAATAAGTAATCTACTGCTAATGTCAAGTAATGTTCTTGAAATACTTGATGTACATGATTAGGATAGTCTTGTACTTGCTTTCTTATGCAGATGAAATTAAGTAGTTAGAGTCTATTAAGATGTTACAAGGTCGGGTGTGTCAGTATAATTAAAGGTGGCGGTTTTAGTAGCAGAGTGGCCATGTTTACATACGTATTATAAGGAATTCCTCTTAATTTGTCCCCTGTATGAGATCATTTTGATGCACATATACTGAGCCTAGCCACTGTATCGTCAATACACCGTGCCCTTCCATCATGTCCAGTCTCCAGTGGTGATGGATCTGTCTCCGGTCTCAGGTCTGGCCCATATGGCCTGCAG
The window above is part of the Lates calcarifer isolate ASB-BC8 linkage group LG15, TLL_Latcal_v3, whole genome shotgun sequence genome. Proteins encoded here:
- the bola1 gene encoding bolA-like protein 1, giving the protein MLPSVFRCVRPVSTTLALNRPLAHFRPHMDPDPSRPVERAIRTKLTNSLLPDHLEVHNESHMHAVPPGSESHFRVLVVSSKFEGLPLIQRHRLVNEALKEELSSCVHALAIQAKTPEQWGSNPTLAKSPPCMGGSRGDHTVEEKLKAGRE